Proteins encoded in a region of the Prunus persica cultivar Lovell chromosome G4, Prunus_persica_NCBIv2, whole genome shotgun sequence genome:
- the LOC18778478 gene encoding calcyclin-binding protein, giving the protein MADEVALDLVELRHLKSIATRPHIINFISSAIRTLEKMPQGDATAVSTPALLHDKPVPFSWDQDNDNVKLSNEAATLPIPILATTCTPARHYEMLGSFGWEQNNIDVKIYIYLKGVDPENIEAGFSPSSFHIKLHDVEGKNYKFAIPELYKEIVPGRCRVITKPEKVVITLVKASRDYWLDLKFKEERPMPMPNWDEEPDPLAGFMGIMKNMYEEGDPEMKRTVAKAWTEAKFGRNP; this is encoded by the exons ATGGCAGACGAAGTGGCGCTAGATTTGGTGGAGCTCCGCCACCTTAAGAGCATTGCTACACGACCCCATATCATCAACTTCATTTCCTCTGCGATTCGCACTTTGGAAAAG ATGCCACAAGGGGATGCTACTGCAGTTTCCACCCCTGCTCTGCTACATGACAAGCCTGTGCCATTCAGCTGGGACCAAGATAATGATAACGTCAAG TTATCAAATGAGGCTGCTACTTTGCCTATTCCAATTTTAGCTACAACTTGCACCCCTGCTCGGCATTATGAGATGCTTGGGTCATTCGGCTgggaacaaaataatattgatgTCAAG atatatatatatctgaagGGAGTTGATCCGGAGAACATAGAGGCTGGCTTCTCGCCTTCGTCCTTTCACATCAAACTCCATGATGTTGAAGGAAAGAATTACAAATTTGCTATACCTGAACTGTACAAGGAGATTGTCCCAGGGAGGTGTAGGGTGATAACCAAGCCTGAAAAGGTTGTCATCACTTTGGTTAAGGCTTCAAGGGATTACTGGTTGGATTTGAAGTTCAAGGAGGAAAGG CCGATGCCAATGCCAAATTGGGATGAAGAACCAGATCCTTTGGCAGGATTCATGGGCATAATGAAG AATATGTACGAAGAAGGGGATCCAGAGATGAAAAGAACAGTTGCCAAAGCATGGACTGAAGCGAAATTCGGGAGAAACCCCTGA
- the LOC18779845 gene encoding myosin-9 codes for MALSAAFRERLEHMEHTRNQRLSLLQAEKEVQENKSQALVLRIASMRATEQRCLALDQKIASQSFKIWALRSEIDRLDEKNQTDSHQLRVLKSEVEELEDLEKEKNRFYELKGSEMKEFKQNVERFAFECQMQVQNLKKGINEIQSSFVKFQGSDRCTSDSEIAAAEMRKSELLAMKEELDGKLASNYQIRAQLQKQLQTILTKHKQDTSYKS; via the exons ATGGCGCTCTCTGCTGCGTTTCGGGAACGACTTGAGCACATGGAGCATACTCGTAACCAacgcctctctctcctccag GCAGAGAAAGAAGTGCAGGAGAACAAGTCTCAGGCGTTGGTTTTGAGGATCGCAAGCATGAGGGCCACGGAGCAGAGGTGCTTGGCGCTCGACCAAAAGATCGCATCGCAAAGCTTCAAGATTTGGGCGCTGAGGTCCGAGATCGATCGCCTCGACGAGAAAAATCAAACCGATTCACATCAATTGAG GGTTTTGAAGAGTGAGGTGGAGGAGCTTGAGGACttggagaaggagaagaacaGGTTTTATGAACTGAAGGGCTCTGAAATGAAGGAGTTCAAGCAAAATGTGGAGAGGTTTGCTTTTGAATGCCAAATGcaagttcaaaatttgaagaagGGCATCAATGAG ATTCAATCGAGCTTTGTCAAATTCCAAGGCAGTGACAGATGCACAAGTGATTCTGAGATAGCTGCGGCTGAAATGAGAAAGTCCGAGCTTTTAGCTATGAAAGAGGAGCTTGATGGAAAGTTGGCTTCTAATTACCAAATTAGAGCCCAATTGCAAAAGCAGCTTCAAACCATTCTAACCAAACACAAACAAGACACAAGTTACAAATCCTGA
- the LOC18779205 gene encoding glucan endo-1,3-beta-glucosidase 14 produces MASFFSRISTFRIFLLCSLCFSDFGFLQGVSSLGINYGQLGNNLLPPEKVLDLLSSLRITKARIYDTNPQVLTAFANSGVELMVTIENAMLGQLSNPQAAFQWVTSHIKPYVPATKITSIAVGNEVFTDDDTTVLLSNLVPAMVSIQGALAQLGLDQYIKLSTPCSLAVLQESYPPSAGSFKTEVSGVMSQLLQFLQTTKAPFWINAYPYFAYKGDPNRVSLDYVLFNPNQGMVDPFTKLQYDNMLYAQVDAVIYAMARLGFNGIEVKVSETGWPSNGDENEIGATLQNAAIYNRNLLRRQLQNEGTPLRPKLRLEVYVFALFNENMKPGPSSERNYGLFHPDGTMAYNVGLSSVSTNSATTPSTTSSSVSDFTSSATKAATMEYNQSWVYWMLVCVLSFQVYMRRPF; encoded by the exons atggcAAGTTTTTTTAGCAGAATCTCCACATTCAGGATTTTTCTTCTATGTTCACTCTGTTTCTCAG ATTTTGGTTTCCTGCAAGGAGTTTCATCACTTGGTATCAATTATGGCCAACTTGGCAACAATTTGCTGCCACCAGAGAAAGTCCTGGACCTCTTGAGCTCTCTTAGGATCACGAAAGCACGAATTTACGACACGAATCCTCAGGTGCTCACAGCATTTGCAAATTCTGGTGTTGAGCTAATGGTGACCATTGAGAATGCAATGCTAGGCCAATTAAGCAACCCCCAAGCAGCCTTCCAATGGGTTACCTCCCACATCAAGCCTTATGTTCCAGCCACAAAAATCACCAGCATTGCTGTGGGCAATGAGGTCTTCACAGATGATGACACAACAGTTCTGCTATCCAATCTGGTTCCAGCCATGGTCAGCATTCAAGGGGCTCTAGCTCAGCTAGGCCTTGACCAATACATCAAACTCTCAACCCCTTGTTCTTTGGCTGTGCTTCAAGAATCTTATCCGCCTTCGGCAGGTAGCTTCAAAACTGAGGTCTCGGGGGTCATGTCACAATTGTTACAGTTCCTTCAGACCACAAAGGCACCTTTCTGGATCAATGCCTATCCATATTTTGCATACAAAGGTGACCCAAATAGAGTCTCTTTGGACTATGTGCTTTTCAACCCCAATCAAGGAATGGTTGATCCTTTTACCAAACTACAGTATGACAACATGTTGTATGCTCAAGTTGATGCAGTCATTTATGCCATGGCTAGGCTGGGATTCAATGGCATTGAGGTTAAGGTCTCCGAGACTGGCTGGCCATCCAACGGGGACGAAAATGAAATCGGTGCAACTTTGCAGAATGCTGCAATTTACAATAGAAATCTGTTGAGGAGGCAGCTGCAAAATGAAGGCACGCCTTTGAGGCCTAAACTGAGGCTGGAAGTCTATGTGTTTGCTCTGTTCAATGAGAACATGAAGCCGGGGCCGAGTTCCGAAAGGAACTATGGCCTGTTTCACCCTGATGGCACCATGGCTTATAATGTTGGGTTGTCTTCCGTGTCAACTAATTCAGCCACAACTCCATCCACAACATCCTCATCAGTCTCTGATTTTACTTCTTCTGCTACAAAG GCAGCAACCATGGAATATAATCAAAGCTGGGTGTACTGGATGCTTGTATGTGTGCTGAGCTTTCAAGTTTATATGAGAAGACCATTTTAA
- the LOC18780724 gene encoding cullin-4, with translation MSLMSHPTKRSSAINNNTSSSTSSSLNPSSGPPMKKAKSQAVACSLDPSKNGLHHHHHHHPHTHPSQDPDNDVVFDPSTMALDEDLKSDDPSSRAVAANLSRKKAQPPQPTKKLVIKLLKAKPTLPTNFEEETWAKLKSAICAIFLKKPDSCDSEKLYQAVNDLCLHKMGGSLYQRIEKECERHIAAALQSLVGQSPDLVVFLSLVERCWQDLCDQMLMIRGIALYLDRTYVKQTPNVRSLWDMGLQLFRKHLSLSPEVEHKTVTGLLRLIEKERLGEAVARTLLNHLLKMFTALGIYSESFEKPFLECTSEFYAAEGMKYMQQADVPDYLKHVETRLHEEHERCLIYLDASTRKPLVATAEKQLLERHIPAILDKGFTLLMDGNRIEDLQRMYTLFSRVNALESLRQALSTYIRRTGQGMIMDEEKDREMVSSLLEFKASLDTIWEESFFKNEAFCNTIKDAFEHLINLRQNRPAELIAKFLDEKLRAGNKGTSEEELEGMLDKVLVLFRFIQGKDVFEAFYKKDLAKRLLLGKSASIDAEKSMISKLKTECGSQFTNKLEGMFKDIELSKEINESFKQSSQARTKLPSGIEMSVHVLTTGYWPTYPPMDVRLPHELNVYQDIFKEFYLSKYSGRRLMWQNSLGHCVLKAEFPKGKKELAVSLFQTVVLMLFNDAEKLSLQDIKDSTGIEDKELRRTLQSLACGKVRVLQKFPKGRDVEDDDTFTFNDGFTAPLYRIKVNAIQMKETVEENTSTTERVFQDRQYQVDAAIVRIMKTRKVLSHTLLITELFQQLKFPIKPADLKKRIESLIDREYLERDKNNPQIYNYLA, from the exons ATGAGTTTGATGTCTCACCCCACAAAACGCTCCTCAGCCATCAACAACAACACCAGCAGCAGCACCTCCTCCTCTCTCAACCCTTCTTCAGGCCCACCCATGAAAAAGGCCAAGTCTCAGGCCGTCGCCTGTTCCCTCGATCCCAGCAAGAATggcctccaccaccaccatcaccaccatccTCACACTCACCCTTCTCAAGACCCCGATAACGACGTCGTATTCGACCCCTCTACCATGGCCCTCGACGAAGATCTCAAGTCCGACGACCCCTCTTCCCGTGCCGTCGCCGCCAATTTGTCCCGCAAAAAGGCCCAGCCCCCTCAGCCAACCAAGAAGCTCGTCATCAAGCTCCTGAAAG CTAAACCCACGTTGCCCACAAATTTTGAAGAGGAAACATGGGCAAAGCTGAAGTCAGCCATTtgtgctatatttttaaagaaaccTGATTCTTGTGACTCGGAGAAGCTTTATCAG GCCGTTAATGATCTTTGCCTGCACAAGATGGGAGGAAGTCTTTATCAACGAATTGAAAAGGAGTGTGAAAGACACATAGCTGCGGCACTGCAATCTTTGGTTGGCCAAAGCCCAGACTTGGTGGTTTTTTTATCACTTGTTGAGAGATGCTGGCAAGATCTTTGTGACCAGATGTTGATGATTCGCGGTATAGCCTTGTATCTTGATCGAACATATGTGAAACAAACACCAAATGTGCGTTCATTGTGGGACATGGGACTGCAGCTTTTTCGTAAACATCTTTCTCTGTCTCCAGAAGTTGAGCACAAAACTGTCACGGGCCTCTTAAGACTGATCGAGAAAGAAAG ATTGGGTGAAGCGGTGGCTAGGACTCTGCTTAACCATCTTCTGAAGATGTTTACAGCTTTAGGAATCTACTCAGAAAGCTTTGAGAAGCCATTTCTTGAGTGCACTTCGGAATTTTATGCCGCTGAAGGTATGAAATACATGCAGCAAGCAGATGTTCCAGATTACTTGAAGCATGTGGAG ACAAGGTTGCATGAAGAACATGAAAGATGTTTAATCTACCTGGATGCAAGTACAAGGAAGCCATTAGTTGCAACAGCCGAAAAGCAGCTTTTAGAACGCCATATACCTGCCATTCTCGACAAG ggATTTACATTGCTGATGGATGGGAATCGAATTGAGGATCTTCAAAGGATGTACACTCTTTTCTCTAGAGTCAATGCCCTTGAATCACTGAGGCAAGCGCTTAGTACATACATTCGGAGGACAGGGCAGGGCATGATCATggatgaagaaaaagacagAGAAATGGTTTCTTCCCTTTTGGAATTTAAGGCTTCTCTTGACACTATATGGGAAGAAAGCTTTTTCAAGAATGAAGCATTTTGCAACACCATAAAGGATGCATTTGAGCATCTTATTAATCTCCGTCAG AACCGACCTGCTGAGCTGATTGCAAAGTTTTTGGACGAGAAGCTTCGTGCTGGGAATAAGGGTACTTCTGAAGAGGAACTGGAGGGAATGCTGGATAAAGTCTTAGTTttattcaggttcatacag GGCAAGGATGTATTTGAAGCATTTTATAAGAAGGATCTTGCGAAAAGACTACTTTTGGGAAAGAGTGCTTCTATCGACGCAGAGAAATCTATGATTTCCAAG CTGAAGACTGAGTGTGGCAGTCAGTTTACGAACAAACTCGAAGGAATGTTTAAG GATATTGAATTGTCAAAAGAGATAAATGAGTCCTTCAAACAATCATCCCAGGCCAGGACAAAGCTCCCGTCAGGGATTGAGATGAGTGTTCATGTCCTTACGACTGG GTACTGGCCAACATATCCTCCCATGGATGTTAGACTTCCTCATGAATTGAATGTCTACCAG GATATCTTCAAAGAGTTTTACTTAAGCAAGTACAGCGGTAGGCGTTTAATGTGGCAAAATTCATTAGGTCACTGTGTGTTGAAAGCAGAGTTTCCCAAGGGTAAAAAGGAGCTTGCAGTTTCTCTGTTTCAG ACTGTTGTGTTGATGCTGTTTAATGATGCTGAGAAGCTAAGCCTTCAAGACATTAAGGATTCAACTGGCATTGAGGACAAGGAATTGAGAAGAACTCTGCAATCCCTTGCATGTGGAAAAGTTCGCGTCCTGCAAAAG TTTCCCAAAGGGAGAGATGTGGAGGATGACGATACATTTACGTTCAATGACGGATTTACTGCTCCTCTCTACCGCATAAAG GTGAATGCAATCCAAATGAAGGAAACAGTGGAGGAGAACACGAGCACCACTGAAAGAGTATTTCAAGACCGCCAATATCAg GTTGATGCTGCTATTGTTCGGATAATGAAAACTAGGAAGGTGCTGAGCCACACTCTTCTGATAACAGAACTGTTCCAACAG CTTAAATTTCCGATAAAGCCGGCAGATTTGAAGAAAAGGATTGAAAGCCTGATTGACAGGGAGTACCTAGAACGGGACAAGAACAACCCTCAAATTTACAACTACCTAGCGtaa
- the LOC18781359 gene encoding uncharacterized protein LOC18781359, whose translation MGAITSAVIAIVGVVLGWITIEIACKPCLEQGRQAIDRNLNPDYDPDDDVVSSDIRAPLNPNSTATTIHVEVEEDPKAAATSDALKAV comes from the coding sequence atgggAGCGATAACCAGCGCAGTGATAGCGATAGTGGGGGTGGTGCTGGGTTGGATAACCATCGAGATTGCCTGCAAGCCTTGCCTTGAGCAAGGCCGCCAAGCCATCGATCGCAATCTTAACCCCGACTACGATCCCGATGACGACGTCGTTTCCTCTGATATCCGCGCCCCTCTCAACCCTAACTCCACCGCTACCACCATCCATGTCGAGGTGGAGGAAGATCCCAAGGCCGCTGCTACCTCCGATGCTCTCAAGGCCGTCTGA